AAATATATGCCGGAATTAGATCAACCTTGGGCTTATCCTACTGTAATCTGCATGATGACATTAATTGTGATTAGTAGTATTGTCTATGCTAAAAAACAACGTTGGTTGTAGGTCTAGATCCCCGACTTATTGAAGAAGTCGAGAATCTGAATCTGTCGAGAAGTAGACTGAAATCAACCCTAAATCGGTAAAAAAACGTGAATCTCCCATTGATTATTCGGGCTGAAGAACATAACGAGAAAACAGCAATTGTTACAACAGATGGAGTATTTACCTATCGTGATTTGCTTCACACTTCCAGTCAAATAGCAACAAGTCTTCTTAAAAATGGAGAAGATTTACAAGAGGAGAGAGTAGCCTTTCTCATCCCATCAGGTTTTGAATATGTAGCTACTCAATGGGGGATTTGGCGTGCTGGTGGTATAGCCGTACCTCTGTGTATTTCCCACCCGCGTCCAGAATTGGAGTATGTAATTAGCAATTCAGGAGCATCAATTATTATTGCTCATCCGAATTTTGAGGGTATACTCAGAGCGATCGCCAAAGAACAAAATTTGCGATTTATCCTCACCTCAGAAACGCTCCCATCAAATCTTGCTTTCCTCCCAGAGATAGATATTACTAGACGCGCCTTAATTCTCTACACTAGCGGTACAACGGGTAAACCCAAGGGTGTAGTTACGACTCACCAAAATATTCAAGCGCAAGTAACTAGCTTAACTACCGCTTGGGAATGGACATCGGATGATCGCATTTTGCACATCCTACCACTACATCATATTCATGGAATTATTAACGTATTAACTTGTGCTTTATGGGCTGGGGCGAAATGCCATCTGTTGAGCAAGTTTGACACCGAAACCGTTTGGAAGCGAATTTGTGATGGTGATTTAACCCTATTTATGGCAGTACCAACAATTTATGTAAAGCTAATTGCTGCTTGGGAAAATGCCTCTAGCGATTCTCCTGCGGAGACGCTGCGCGATCGCCAGATAACCATGTCAGAAGGCTGTGCTAAAATGCGTCTGATGGTTTCTGGCTCGGCAGCATTACCAGTTCAAGTTTTAGAAAAGTGGCAGAATATTAGCGGTCATTTTCTGCTAGAGCGATATGGGATGACGGAAATTGGCATGGCGCTATCGAACCCTTTACATGGTGAAAGGTTGGCTGGATATGTAGGAAAGCCACTACCTGGAGTTAAAGTGAGATTAGTAGATGAGAACGGAAAGTTAGTCGCAGCAGGAACACCAGGAGAGATCCAAGTTAAAGGGCCTGGAGTCTTTCTAGAATATTGGCAAAACCCCGAAGCAACCGCCAAAGCCTTCCAAGATGGCTGGTTTTGTACTGGAGATACTGCCATAGTCGAAAATGGTAACTATCGCATTCTGGGCCGGATGAGTGTGGATATCATCAAAACGGGAGGGTATAAAGTTTCCGCTTTAGAAATTGAAGAAGTGCTGCGATCGCATCCAGATATTCAAGAATGTGCAGTGGTTGGGGTTGCAGATCTAGAATGGGGTGAACGGGTCTGTGCTGCATTAATCTTGCAAGGGTCACAACCTTTGACATTAGAATCTTTGAGGAGTTGGGCAAAAGAGCGATTGGCTGTCTATAAAGTGCCAACTCAAATTTTGACGGTTGAAGAATTACCACGCAACGCTATGGGAAAGGTAACTAAGCCAACGGTGGTTGAGCTATTCCGCTCTTATTTAACGTGATCTGCGATCGCAATCTGTAATTGTCTGGATAAGATTTTTACATTGGGTTCATAAAGCATTCTACCGTGATTTCCAGGTACTTCAATCACCCTCA
This Nostoc sp. KVJ3 DNA region includes the following protein-coding sequences:
- a CDS encoding acyl-CoA synthetase, with protein sequence MNLPLIIRAEEHNEKTAIVTTDGVFTYRDLLHTSSQIATSLLKNGEDLQEERVAFLIPSGFEYVATQWGIWRAGGIAVPLCISHPRPELEYVISNSGASIIIAHPNFEGILRAIAKEQNLRFILTSETLPSNLAFLPEIDITRRALILYTSGTTGKPKGVVTTHQNIQAQVTSLTTAWEWTSDDRILHILPLHHIHGIINVLTCALWAGAKCHLLSKFDTETVWKRICDGDLTLFMAVPTIYVKLIAAWENASSDSPAETLRDRQITMSEGCAKMRLMVSGSAALPVQVLEKWQNISGHFLLERYGMTEIGMALSNPLHGERLAGYVGKPLPGVKVRLVDENGKLVAAGTPGEIQVKGPGVFLEYWQNPEATAKAFQDGWFCTGDTAIVENGNYRILGRMSVDIIKTGGYKVSALEIEEVLRSHPDIQECAVVGVADLEWGERVCAALILQGSQPLTLESLRSWAKERLAVYKVPTQILTVEELPRNAMGKVTKPTVVELFRSYLT